The following are encoded together in the Phaseolus vulgaris cultivar G19833 chromosome 9, P. vulgaris v2.0, whole genome shotgun sequence genome:
- the LOC137822882 gene encoding GDSL esterase/lipase At3g14820-like isoform X1: MELWRMAFVCCVFCHCFSHTEAIVTLRGNETIPALILFGDSIMDTGTNNDLITAFKCNFPPYGRDFHGAQPTGRFSNGKVPSDLVAEQLGINEYVAAYTSSSLQPDDLLKGINFASGGTGYDPFTARLASVRPLSEQLEQFKEYIGKLKENFGEEKTNFILSKSLVLVVSSSNDIANTYFASGIRKLDHDVPRYTDMLVQLASSFVKELYSLGVKRIGVFGAPPLGCLPFMRTLFGGVERECTEEINMASKLFNSKLSAELHNLNQNWPQAKIVYIQIYDPLLNIIQNPIKYGLEVVDRGCCGTGSVEAGILCNPLDLQTCTDDSKYVFWDSYHPTEKTYQILVAEILNKYINSFF, encoded by the exons ATGGAGTTGTGGAGAATGGCGTTTGTGTGCTGTGTTTTCTGTCACTGTTTTTCTCACACTGAAGCCATTGTTACGCTGCGAGGAAATGAAACAATCCCTGCACTGATTTTATTCGGGGATTCGATCATGGACACAGGGACTAACAACGACTTAATTACAGCATTTAAGTGCAATTTTCCTCCTTATGGGAGGGATTTCCATGGTGCTCAGCCAACAGGAAGATTCAGCAATGGCAAAGTCCCTTCTGACTTAGTTG CTGAACAATTGGGAATCAACGAATATGTAGCAGCATACACCAGTTCCAGTTTGCAGCCTGATGATCTGCTGAAGGGAATCAACTTCGCTTCCGGTGGAACAGGATATGATCCTTTCACAGCAAGACTTGCG TCAGTGAGACCGTTATCTGAGCAACTGGAGCAATTCAAAGAATATATAGGAAAGCTGAAAGAAAATTTTGGAGAAGAGAAAACGAACTTCATCTTGTCGAAAAGTTTAGTACTTGTGGTATCGAGCAGCAACGACATTGCCAATACTTATTTTGCATCTGGAATTAGGAAACTTGATCACGATGTTCCTCGTTACACAGATATGTTGGTGCAACTCGCCTCTTCTTTCGTTAAG GAATTGTACAGTTTGGGAGTAAAGAGAATAGGAGTGTTTGGTGCACCTCCACTAGGATGCTTGCCTTTCATGCGAACGTTGTTTGGAGGTGTAGAAAGAGAGTGCACAGAAGAAATAAACATGGCATCAAAATTGTTCAATTCTAAACTCTCAGCAGAGCTTCACAACCTAAATCAAAATTGGCCTCAAGCGAAGATTGTGTATATTCAGATCTATGACCCTTTGCTCAATATCATCCAAAATCCAATTAAATATg GGTTAGAAGTTGTTGACAGGGGATGCTGCGGCACAGGGTCTGTAGAAGCAGGAATTCTGTGTAATCCATTGGATCTGCAAACCTGTACAGATGATTCTAAATATGTGTTTTGGGACAGCTACCATCCCACAGAGAAGACCTATCAGATTCTTGTTGCTGAAATCCTCAACAAATATATAAACAGCTTCTTTTGA
- the LOC137822882 gene encoding GDSL esterase/lipase At3g14820-like isoform X2 — MELWRMAFVCCVFCHCFSHTEAIVTLRGNETIPALILFGDSIMDTGTNNDLITAFKCNFPPYGRDFHGAQPTGRFSNGKVPSDLVAAYTSSSLQPDDLLKGINFASGGTGYDPFTARLASVRPLSEQLEQFKEYIGKLKENFGEEKTNFILSKSLVLVVSSSNDIANTYFASGIRKLDHDVPRYTDMLVQLASSFVKELYSLGVKRIGVFGAPPLGCLPFMRTLFGGVERECTEEINMASKLFNSKLSAELHNLNQNWPQAKIVYIQIYDPLLNIIQNPIKYGLEVVDRGCCGTGSVEAGILCNPLDLQTCTDDSKYVFWDSYHPTEKTYQILVAEILNKYINSFF; from the exons ATGGAGTTGTGGAGAATGGCGTTTGTGTGCTGTGTTTTCTGTCACTGTTTTTCTCACACTGAAGCCATTGTTACGCTGCGAGGAAATGAAACAATCCCTGCACTGATTTTATTCGGGGATTCGATCATGGACACAGGGACTAACAACGACTTAATTACAGCATTTAAGTGCAATTTTCCTCCTTATGGGAGGGATTTCCATGGTGCTCAGCCAACAGGAAGATTCAGCAATGGCAAAGTCCCTTCTGACTTAGTTG CAGCATACACCAGTTCCAGTTTGCAGCCTGATGATCTGCTGAAGGGAATCAACTTCGCTTCCGGTGGAACAGGATATGATCCTTTCACAGCAAGACTTGCG TCAGTGAGACCGTTATCTGAGCAACTGGAGCAATTCAAAGAATATATAGGAAAGCTGAAAGAAAATTTTGGAGAAGAGAAAACGAACTTCATCTTGTCGAAAAGTTTAGTACTTGTGGTATCGAGCAGCAACGACATTGCCAATACTTATTTTGCATCTGGAATTAGGAAACTTGATCACGATGTTCCTCGTTACACAGATATGTTGGTGCAACTCGCCTCTTCTTTCGTTAAG GAATTGTACAGTTTGGGAGTAAAGAGAATAGGAGTGTTTGGTGCACCTCCACTAGGATGCTTGCCTTTCATGCGAACGTTGTTTGGAGGTGTAGAAAGAGAGTGCACAGAAGAAATAAACATGGCATCAAAATTGTTCAATTCTAAACTCTCAGCAGAGCTTCACAACCTAAATCAAAATTGGCCTCAAGCGAAGATTGTGTATATTCAGATCTATGACCCTTTGCTCAATATCATCCAAAATCCAATTAAATATg GGTTAGAAGTTGTTGACAGGGGATGCTGCGGCACAGGGTCTGTAGAAGCAGGAATTCTGTGTAATCCATTGGATCTGCAAACCTGTACAGATGATTCTAAATATGTGTTTTGGGACAGCTACCATCCCACAGAGAAGACCTATCAGATTCTTGTTGCTGAAATCCTCAACAAATATATAAACAGCTTCTTTTGA
- the LOC137822882 gene encoding GDSL esterase/lipase At3g14820-like isoform X3 — MELWRMAFVCCVFCHCFSHTEAIVTLRGNETIPALILFGDSIMDTGTNNDLITAFKCNFPPYGRDFHGAQPTGRFSNGKVPSDLVAYTSSSLQPDDLLKGINFASGGTGYDPFTARLASVRPLSEQLEQFKEYIGKLKENFGEEKTNFILSKSLVLVVSSSNDIANTYFASGIRKLDHDVPRYTDMLVQLASSFVKELYSLGVKRIGVFGAPPLGCLPFMRTLFGGVERECTEEINMASKLFNSKLSAELHNLNQNWPQAKIVYIQIYDPLLNIIQNPIKYGLEVVDRGCCGTGSVEAGILCNPLDLQTCTDDSKYVFWDSYHPTEKTYQILVAEILNKYINSFF, encoded by the exons ATGGAGTTGTGGAGAATGGCGTTTGTGTGCTGTGTTTTCTGTCACTGTTTTTCTCACACTGAAGCCATTGTTACGCTGCGAGGAAATGAAACAATCCCTGCACTGATTTTATTCGGGGATTCGATCATGGACACAGGGACTAACAACGACTTAATTACAGCATTTAAGTGCAATTTTCCTCCTTATGGGAGGGATTTCCATGGTGCTCAGCCAACAGGAAGATTCAGCAATGGCAAAGTCCCTTCTGACTTAGTTG CATACACCAGTTCCAGTTTGCAGCCTGATGATCTGCTGAAGGGAATCAACTTCGCTTCCGGTGGAACAGGATATGATCCTTTCACAGCAAGACTTGCG TCAGTGAGACCGTTATCTGAGCAACTGGAGCAATTCAAAGAATATATAGGAAAGCTGAAAGAAAATTTTGGAGAAGAGAAAACGAACTTCATCTTGTCGAAAAGTTTAGTACTTGTGGTATCGAGCAGCAACGACATTGCCAATACTTATTTTGCATCTGGAATTAGGAAACTTGATCACGATGTTCCTCGTTACACAGATATGTTGGTGCAACTCGCCTCTTCTTTCGTTAAG GAATTGTACAGTTTGGGAGTAAAGAGAATAGGAGTGTTTGGTGCACCTCCACTAGGATGCTTGCCTTTCATGCGAACGTTGTTTGGAGGTGTAGAAAGAGAGTGCACAGAAGAAATAAACATGGCATCAAAATTGTTCAATTCTAAACTCTCAGCAGAGCTTCACAACCTAAATCAAAATTGGCCTCAAGCGAAGATTGTGTATATTCAGATCTATGACCCTTTGCTCAATATCATCCAAAATCCAATTAAATATg GGTTAGAAGTTGTTGACAGGGGATGCTGCGGCACAGGGTCTGTAGAAGCAGGAATTCTGTGTAATCCATTGGATCTGCAAACCTGTACAGATGATTCTAAATATGTGTTTTGGGACAGCTACCATCCCACAGAGAAGACCTATCAGATTCTTGTTGCTGAAATCCTCAACAAATATATAAACAGCTTCTTTTGA